A genomic region of Glycine max cultivar Williams 82 chromosome 15, Glycine_max_v4.0, whole genome shotgun sequence contains the following coding sequences:
- the LOC100807096 gene encoding uncharacterized protein, protein MARIPVRFQRVAAAFDADVARVGLCESSGSEHSPESLTDLSDLVKSFMEKNEATTGEKEEEEVGDVREGHDEEEFEKTEWSYSEKREMLRSLLYENDDDEDERDDKEKIRREAEVAFGVVVGNYSKRRLMSLLREKGFDAGLCKSKWEKNGRLTAGDYEYIDVNFKGKRYIVEVSLAGKFEIARPTDQYSSLLDVFPLIFVGKVEEMKQVARLMCTALKGSMKRMNLHIPPWRRNMYMQAKWFSAYKRTTNAVATKRASLPLSSDESLFPKRSMGFEVRPVKAHNCRDVYATITGFRIGHLTAVLNSDNLGA, encoded by the exons ATGGCAAGGATTCCAGTGAGGTTTCAGAGAGTGGCGGCGGCGTTTGACGCTGATGTGGCACGTGTGGGGCTCTGCGAGAGCAGCGGCAGCGAGCACTCGCCGGAGAGTTTGACCGATTTGTCTGATCTCGTGAAGTCTTTCATGGAGAAGAACGAGGCAACAAccggagaaaaagaagaagaagaagttggtGATGTTCGTGAAGGTCACGATGAAGAAGAGTTTGAAAAAACTGAGTGGTCTTATTCGGAGAAGAGGGAAATGTTGCGGAGTTTGCTTTATgagaatgatgatgatgaggatgAAAGGGACGACAAAGAAAAAATTAGGAGAGAGGCTGAAGTTGCGTTTGGAGTTGTTGTTGGAAACTATTCCAAACGCAGGTTGATGTCTCTGTTGAGAGAAAAAGGTTTTGATGCTG GTCTTTGCAAATCCAAGTGGGAGAAAAATGGAAGATTAACAGCTGGTGATTATGAGTACATTGATGTCAATTTTAAGGGAAAACGCTACATAGTTGAAGTCTCCCTTGCTGGGAAGTTCGAAATAGCTCGTCCCACAGATCAATATTCTTCCTTGCTAGATGTTTTCCCATTGATATTTGTGGGTAAAGTGGAAGAGATGAAGCAGGTTGCAAGGCTGATGTGCACTGCTCTTAAGGGATCCATGAAAAGAATGAACCTGCACATACCACCATGGAGGAGAAATATGTACATGCAAGCCAAGTGGTTCAGTGCTTACAAGCGAACAACCAATGCAGTTGCAACTAAAAGGGCATCATTGCCATTGTCTTCTGATGAGTCTTTGTTTCCTAAAAGGTCCATGGGATTTGAAGTGCGACCTGTTAAAGCACACAATTGCAGGGATGTTTATGCCACTATTACTGGGTTCAGAATCGGCCATTTGACAGCTGTGCTTAATTCTGATAACCTTGGTGCATGA
- the LOC100811710 gene encoding uclacyanin 1, whose product MKMGKGMIFIVALVAICLGGKWVEAQVHHVVGADRGWDQTSDLVSWAAGRVFRVGDQIWLTYSVTQGLVAELKSKEEYEACDVSNPIKMYTEGLHTIPLESEGMRYFVSSEPENCKNGLKLHIEVLPKADERIIESSTLTDEAVAPTTPSGSARYGHNTMLMLTVILFVVIGLAY is encoded by the exons atgaaaatgggtAAAGGGATGATTTTTATTGTTGCTCTGGTGGCCATTTGCCTTGGTGGGAAATGGGTGGAAGCGCAGGTGCACCATGTGGTCGGAGCAGACCGTGGTTGGGATCAAACCTCAGACCTCGTTTCCTGGGCTGCAGGCAGGGTCTTCAGGGTTGGAGACCAAATTT GGCTTACCTACTCCGTGACTCAGGGATTAGTCGCAGAGCTGAAAAGCAAAGAGGAATATGAGGCATGTGATGTGAGCAACCCCATCAAGATGTACACAGAGGGTTTGCATACTATCCCACTTGAGAGTGAAGGAATGAGGTATTTTGTGAGCAGTGAACCAGAGAATTGCAAAAATGGTCTCAAGCTACATATTGAGGTTCTGCCCAAGGCTGATGAACGCATCATAGAGTCTTCTACCCTAACAGATGAGGCTGTGGCGCCCACCACTCCTTCTGGTTCAGCACGTTATGGGCACAACACTATGTTAATGCTCACGGTTATATTGTTTGTCGTCATAGGCCTTGCTTACTGA
- the LOC100812247 gene encoding transcription initiation factor IIF subunit alpha: protein MSTDLQLKSSCSGCGSTTDLYGSNCKHMTLCLSCGKTMAEKRAKCFDCGATLTRLIREYNVRASSTNDKNYFIGRFINGLPDFSKKKSAENKWSLQKDGLHGRQITDTLREKYKNKPWLLEDETGQSQFQGHLEGSQSATYYLLMKERKEFVAIPAGSWYNFNKVAQYKQLTLEEAEEKMKNRKKTADGYQRWMMKAANNGPAAFGEHGKFDDKESNTGGVRIRKKTGEDDEGHVSDKGEEDEEEESERKSRLGLNKRAGDDDEEGPRGGDHDLDDDDVEKGDDWEHEEIFTDDDEAVGNDPEEREDLAPEVPAPPEIKQDEEEEDEDNEEGGGLSKSGKELKKLLGKASGLNESDAEDDDDDDDDVEDDVGVPPAIATKQKDALKEEPVDNSPSKPTATGPARGTPSSKSSKGKRKLNEEAKPSNTAPPKKVKVENEPKVSTKDGNGSASKNSAPPKGTPPLSSKAGSSTTTSGPVSEEEIRAVLRQKTPVTTQDLVAKFKARLRCSEDKQAFAEILKRISKIQKTTSGASYVILRDK from the exons ATGTCGACGGACCTGCAATTGAAGTCGAGTTGTAGCGGATGCGGATCAACGACGGATCTCTACGGAAGCAATTGCAAGCACATGACTCTGTGCTTGAGCTGCGGCAAAACCATGGCGGAGAAACGCGCCAAATGCTTCGATTGTGGGGCCACCCTCACTCGCCTCATTCGA GAATATAATGTTCGTGCAAGTTCTACCAATGATAAGAATTACTTCATTGGAAGGTTCATAAACGGTTTGCCTGATTTTTCGAAGAAGAAAAGTGCTGAGAACAAGTGGTCTCTGCAGAAGGATGGACTGCACGGACGCCAAATTACTGATACTCTGCGG GAGAAGTACAAGAACAAGCCTTGGCTCTTGGAGGACGAAACGGGTCAGTCCCAGTTCCAGGGTCATCTAGAAGGTTCCCAATCGGCTACATATTACCTGCTAATGAAGGAAAGGAAGGAGTTTGTTGCCATTCCTGCTGGTTCTTG GTACAACTTTAACAAGGTAGCTCAATATAAGCAATTGACATTGGAGGAAgcagaagagaagatgaagaataGAAAGAAAACTGCAGATGGATATCAAAGATGGATGATGAAAGCAGCAAATAATGGCCCAGCTGCATTTGGTGAACATGGGAAATTTGATGACAAGGAAAGCAACACAGGTGGAGTGAGAATCCGTAAAAAAACTGGTGAGGATGATGAAGGTCATGTCTCTGATAAGGGAGAGGAGGATGAAGAGGAGGAATCAGAAAGGAAGAGTAGACTTGGACTAAATAAAAGAGctggtgatgatgatgaagaaggtCCAAGGGGAGGGGACCATGATCTAGATGACGACGATGTTGAGAAGG GTGATGATTGGGAGCATGAAGAGATTTTCACTGATGATGATGAAGCTGTTGGCAATGATCCCGAGGAAAGGGAGGATTTGGCTCCTGAAGTTCCTGCTCCTCCTGAAATCAAGCAG GATGAggaagaagaggatgaagatAATGAAGAGGGGGGAGGTCTGAGTAAATCTGGGAAAGAACTGAAGAAGCTGCTTGGAAAAGCTAGTGGTCTGAATGAATCTGATGCAGAGGATGACGATGATGATGACGATGAT GTGGAGGATGATGTTGGTGTTCCTCCTGCCATTGCTACGAAGCAAAAGGATGCTCTTAAGGAAGAACCCGTTGACAACAGCCCTTCAAAGCCAACAGCAACAGGACCTGCTCGTGGAACACCTTCTTCAAAGTCTTCAAAGGGgaagagaaaattaaatgaagaagCAAAGCCATCTAATACTGCACCTCCAAAGAAGGTGAAGGTAGAAAAT GAACCAAAAGTGTCCACCAAAGATGGAAATGGGTCTGCATCTAAAAATAGTGCACCTCCAAAAGGTACACCTCCATTGTCATCAAAGGCCGGGTCTTCCACAACCACTTCTGGACCTGTGAGTGAGGAAGAAATTAGGGCTGTTTTAAGGCAGAAGACTCCGGTGACCACTCAGGATCTTGTAGCTAAATTTAAGGCAAGACTAAGATGTTCAGAG GATAAGCAAGCATTTGCTGAGATCCTTAAGAGAATCTCTAAGATACAGAAGACTACAAGTGGAGCCAGTTATGTTATCCTGAGAGATAAGTGA
- the LOC100812790 gene encoding fumarylacetoacetase yields the protein MAVLQSFVSVHPDSHFPIQNLPYGVFKPQSASPPRPGVAIGDFVLDLSEISSAGLFDGPLLKNSDCFLQPNLNKFVSLGRPAWKEARATLQKLLSATEPTLRDNVVLRQKSLLPVSTVELLLPVVVGDYTDFFTSLHHTKNCGLIFRGPQTPVLDNWYRLPVAYHGRASSVVISGTDIVRPRGQAHPIGSSTPYFGPSLKLDFELEMATIVGPGNELGKPVDINNAEDHIFGLVVMNDWSARDIQAWEYIPLGPFLGKSFGTTISPWIVTLEALEPFACEAPKQDPPPLPYLTEKVSRIYDISLEAHIKPAGHEDSGVVSRTNLKHLYWTLTQQLAHHTINGCNLRPGDLLGTGTVSGPEPESRACLLELTWNGQNAVPVNGLNKKFLEDGDEVILTGYCKGNGYTIGFGTCSGKIVPAAP from the exons ATGGCTGTGCTTCAATCTTTCGTTTCGGTCCACCCAGATTCTCACTTCCCCATACAGAACCTCCCCTACGGAGTGTTCAAGCCCCAATCCGCTTCTCCTCCTCGTCCCGGCGTCGCCATCGGAGACTTCGTCCTCGACCTCTCCGAAATCTCTTCCGCTGGTCTCTTCGACGGCCCTCTCCTCAAAAACTCCGATTGCTTCCTCCAG CCTAATCTAAATAAGTTTGTATCACTGGGAAGGCCAGCTTGGAAGGAAGCTCGTGCCACTCTTCAAAAGCTTTTATCAG CAACTGAGCCAACCTTGAGGGACAACGTGGTTTTGAGGCAGAAATCACTACTGCCTGTG AGTACTGTGGAGTTGCTTCTCCCTGTTGTTGTTGGGGACTATACCGATTTCTTTACGTCTCTGCATCACACTAAAAATTGTGGGCTCATTTTTCGTGGGCCACAGACTCCTGTTCTAGATAATTG GTATCGCCTGCCTGTTGCCTACCATGGACGAGCATCTTCTGTTGTTATTTCCGGAACAGATATTGTTCGGCCAAG AGGTCAAGCTCATCCAATTGGCAGCTCTACTCCCTACTTTGGCCCTTCATTAAAGCTAGACTTTGAGTTGGAAATG GCTACTATTGTTGGACCTGGAAATGAATTGGGAAAACCTGTTGATATTAACAATGCTGAAGATCACATCTTTGGACTTGTTGTAATGAACGATTGGAGTG CTCGAGATATTCAGGCATGGGAATATATTCCTCTTGGTCCTTTTCTTGGCAAGAGTTTTG gaacaacaatatcaccttGGATTGTGACCTTGGAAGCATTAGAACCTTTTGCTTGCGAAGCCCCAAAACAG GATCCTCCTCCACTTCCATACTTGACTGAAAAAGTATCCAGAATCTATGATATTTCCCTAGAG GCTCACATAAAACCTGCGGGGCATGAAGATTCAGGTGTGGTGTCACGGACTAATCTAAAGCACTT ATATTGGACATTGACCCAACAACTTGCTCACCATACAATCAACGGTTGCAACCTTAGGCCAGGCGATCTCCTCGGAACTGGGACAGTTAGTGGTCCT GAGCCGGAGTCCCGGGCATGCTTGCTAGAATTAACGTGGAATGGACAAAACGCGGTACCAGTGAATGGGTTAAATAAGAAATTTCTTGAAGATGGAGATGAAGTTATCTTAACTGGATATTGCAAG GGAAATGGTTACACTATTGGGTTTGGTACCTGCTCGGGCAAGATTGTTCCCGCAGCTCCCTGA
- the LOC100814935 gene encoding BAG family molecular chaperone regulator 5, mitochondrial-like — MKPSSTTVTYPYHHGHTPQQPTNSPSSAAVSIQSAYRAHRIRVLYRKIAAIDAEADRLQRLIQRQDTVDAVRANHLEKLRMNEALMALLLRLDSVPGIDPTVRDTRRKVTRRIVGLQEILDSVSEAQIDESSWWPMKNWDEVLADMEESICLENGGDEMERFCAQNLGFRCLQRFLREP; from the coding sequence ATGAAACCCTCTTCCACCACCGTCACATACCCCTACCACCATGGCCACACTCCACAACAACCAACCAATTCCCCGTCCAGCGCCGCCGTTTCCATCCAATCCGCCTACCGCGCCCACCGCATCCGCGTCCTCTACCGGAAAATCGCCGCCATCGATGCCGAAGCCGATCGGCTGCAGCGCCTGATCCAGCGGCAGGACACGGTGGACGCCGTGCGCGCCAACCACCTCGAGAAACTGCGAATGAACGAGGCGCTCATGGCCCTGCTGCTGAGGCTGGACTCCGTGCCCGGAATTGATCCAACGGTCAGGGACACTCGGAGGAAAGTCACCCGTCGGATCGTGGGCCTCCAGGAGATACTGGACTCTGTCTCCGAGGCCCAAATCGATGAGTCCAGTTGGTGGCCCATGAAGAATTGGGACGAAGTCTTGGCCGACATGGAAGAAAGTATTTGTCTGGAGAACGGTGGCGATGAAATGGAACGGTTTTGCGCTCAGAATCTCGGATTTCGCTGCCTACAAAGGTTTCTTCGTGAACCCTGA
- the LOC100815465 gene encoding acyl-CoA--sterol O-acyltransferase 1-like, whose amino-acid sequence MEMEGEIKNLIMVWTIAPATMCYCHRIGKLIPEGTSRLIALFPAIVILLLLPLRLISIHLGGPSSFFLGWLSTFKLILFAFGKGPLSSNPSLSLSHFVPVACFPIKFQNDPKDQIPKKKHKSPLNYASTSMVIILAALIPIYGKKEYFHPKFVLFLYGLHMYIGLEFIFAMISALTTKLIGVQLEPQFNEPYLCTSLQDFWGKRWNIMVNRVLHPTVYEPVMNLSARALGRKWAPLPAILASFAVSGLMHELVFYYIKREKRTWEAWEPSWDATCFFLIHGVCVAVEVGIKKSLLIRGKQWQVPRLLSWLLTLVFVVYTAMGLFLPALARCRVYDKATTEFTALTQFLKHLYALPSLVR is encoded by the coding sequence ATGGAGATGGAGGGGGAGATTAAGAATCTCATCATGGTATGGACCATAGCTCCAGCTACAATGTGTTACTGCCACAGAATTGGGAAGCTAATCCCAGAAGGCACATCAAGACTCATAGCCCTATTCCCAGCCATAGTGATCCTCCTTCTCCTCCCTCTAAGACTCATCTCCATTCACCTTGGAGgcccttcttctttcttccttggTTGGCTTTCAACCTTCAAACTCATCCTCTTTGCCTTTGGAAAGGGCCCCTTATCCTCCAACCCTTCCCTCTCTTTATCTCACTTCGTCCCCGTGGCATGTTTCCCCATCAAATTCCAAAATGACCCAAAAGACCAAATCCccaaaaagaaacacaaatctCCCCTCAATTACGCTTCAACCTCAATGGTTATCATATTAGCCGCTCTGATTCCTATATACGGGAAAAAAGAGTATTTTCACCCAAAGTTTGTACTTTTCTTGTATGGCCTCCACATGTACATTGGATTGGAGTTCATTTTCGCCATGATCTCCGCATTAACTACAAAGCTTATCGGGGTTCAGCTGGAGCCGCAGTTCAACGAGCCATACCTATGCACATCCCTACAAGACTTCTGGGGAAAAAGGTGGAACATCATGGTCAACCGCGTCCTGCACCCCACCGTATACGAACCCGTGATGAATCTCTCTGCCCGTGCCCTGGGGAGAAAGTGGGCCCCACTCCCTGCCATTCTCGCTTCTTTTGCCGTTTCCGGATTGATGCATGAACTGGTTTTTTACTACATCAAGCGGGAAAAACGCACGTGGGAGGCATGGGAGCCCTCGTGGGACGCCACGTGTTTCTTTCTCATCCACGGGGTGTGTGTGGCCGTCGAGGTCGGAATCAAGAAGAGTCTTCTCATCAGAGGGAAACAGTGGCAGGTGCCGAGGCTGCTGTCGTGGCTGCTAACGTTGGTGTTTGTGGTCTACACAGCGATGGGGTTGTTTCTGCCCGCGCTAGCGCGATGTCGCGTTTATGACAAGGCAACCACAGAGTTTACCGCTTTGACCCAGTTTCTGAAACATCTTTACGCTCTTCCGAGTCTTGTTCGTTAG
- the LOC100813326 gene encoding rho GDP-dissociation inhibitor 1 produces MSLGIAKDMGFDDKLKDNEGAGDDDASRVHAGKAGTDHEESEDEGGGGGGGGGTLSRYRSESSIAATEDEDDDDEERKIELGPQYTLKEQLEKDKDDESLRRWKEQLLGSVDINSVGETLEPNVKILSLAIKSADRPDIVLAIPEGGNPKGLWFTLKEGSRYRLMFTFQVENNIVSGLKYTNTVWKTGIKVDSSKEMIGTFSPQAEPYTHEMPEETTPSGMFARGQYSARSKFVDDDNKCYLEINYTFDIRKEWQ; encoded by the exons ATGTCTCTGGGCATTGCGAAAGACATGGGTTTTGATGACAAATTGAAAGACAATGAGGGTGCAGGGGATGATGATGCCTCTCGGGTGCACGCGGGAAAAGCTGGTACTGATCATGAAGaaagtgaagatgaaggaggaggaggaggaggaggaggagggacCCTCAGCAGATACAGGAGTGAGAGTTCCATTGCTGCTACCgaggatgaagatgatgatgatgaggagAGGAAGATTGAATTAGGCCCTCAGTACACTTTAAAGGAACAACTCGAGAAGGATAAG gATGATGAGAGCTTGAGGAGGTGGAAGGAGCAGCTTCTTGGAAGTGTTGACATAAATTCTGTTGGAG AAACTCTGGAGCCAAATGTGAAGATCCTTAGCCTTGCAATTAAGTCTGCTGATAGACCTGACATTGTTCTTGCAATACCAGAGGGAGGAAATCCCAAGGGTTTATGGTTTACTTTGAAAGAGGGTAGTCGTTATAGGCTAATGTTCACTTTCCAGGTTGAGAATAACATAGTTTCAGGTCTCAAATACACCAACACTGTGTGGAAAACTGGTATCAAAG TTGACAGCAGTAAAGAAATGATTGGAACCTTCAGCCCTCAAGCAGAACCTTACACACATGAGATGCCTGAAGAGACAACACCATCTGGGATGTTTGCTAGAGGACAATATTCAGCAAGAAGTAAG TTTGTTGATGATGACAACAAGTGCTACTTAGAGATTAACTACACTTTTGATATTCGAAAGGAATGGCAGTAG
- the LOC100808156 gene encoding uncharacterized protein gives MASFSITGPIKCKTFASFSPLSFSATYNSCNITISNNLTRKVRAHSNSLSSFSYQSSCHRSLYSEKLQRGQSLIAFDGNNSESEAEDDHALDSVMKLYSAFKNKNTHELSADERRRVSNFLSFFETFQGRTQVLEFFSYLTSILGNNIQIIFKPTPHEGVNVGLQWKFEWNKIHLPLWKGFGLHISHTYHGRAVIRNIETFMEPLLHLKPFGLKMKIGLGEFMEKIASFMVSEFGNKAKRVLYLVLAVSSLTAFLFFMKLAS, from the exons ATGGCATCCTTTTCAATCACTGGTCCCATAAAATGCAAAACATTTGCCTCATTTTCCCCACTGTCCTTTTCTGCTACCTATAATTCTTGTAATATTACCATTTCTAATAATCTAACAAGAAAAGTTCGTGCACATAGCAATTCTCTATCTTCATTTTCATACCAATCCTCGTGTCATAGGAGCTTGTATTCTGAGAAGCTGCAGAGAGGCCAATCCCTGATTGCCTTTGATGGCAATAACTCAGAATCAGAAGCGGAAGATGATCATGCCCTGGACTCAGTAATGAAACTGTACTCTGCcttcaagaacaaaaacacACACGAATTATCTGCAGATGAGCGCCGACGTGTGAGCAATTTCCTCTCATTCTTCGAAACCTTCCAAGGAAGAACG CAAGTGTTGGAATTCTTTTCTTATCTGACAAGTATATTAGGAAACAacattcaaattatatttaaaccgACTCCCCATGAAGGCGTAAATGTTGGTCTCCAGTGGAAATTCG AATGGAACAAGATACACCTTCCCCTTTGGAAGGGTTTCGGCTTACACATAAGCCACACTTACCACGGAAGAGCAGTAATAAG GAATATTGAGACGTTTATGGAACCACTGCTCCACTTGAAACCCTTTGGACTG aaaatgaaaataggctTGGGAGAATTCATGGAGAAGATAGCCTCATTTATGGTGTCAGAATTCGGGAATAAGGCTAAAAGAGTTTTATACCTTGTTCTGGCCGTGTCGTCCCTAACTGCTTTCTTATTCTTCATGAAACTAGCTTCCTAG